The following coding sequences lie in one Cyanobacterium sp. Dongsha4 genomic window:
- a CDS encoding PleD family two-component system response regulator: MNTDGEISTNDGGDNHNSKKGDILIVDDQIENIQFLSTMLTDNGYEVRQVLSGKQALKVVDYDPPELILLDIMMPEIDGYGVCRQLKSNSRTCQIPIIFLSAKQQLSEKIKGFKVGGVDYITKPFVVAEVVCRVETHLKIYRYQNLLNQEIVARKKVEQQLLIANQKLEQIANIDGLTGVYNRRYFNDLLSKEWYRLCREKQPLSMIMVDIDCFKEYNDTYGHLQGDEVLKAIAFTLKSSLQRSSDFVARYGGEEFVILLPNTDLQGSITICENISLKIMELAIPHRGSSASNSITISMGVHCLIPSTKINPSTLIDKSDDALYQAKKEGRNCFRYCVDLG, encoded by the coding sequence ATGAATACTGATGGTGAAATAAGTACAAATGATGGTGGAGATAATCATAATTCTAAAAAGGGTGATATTTTAATTGTTGATGATCAAATTGAAAATATCCAATTTCTTTCCACGATGTTGACGGATAATGGTTATGAGGTGAGACAAGTATTAAGTGGAAAACAAGCGTTAAAAGTAGTTGATTATGATCCTCCTGAATTAATTTTGTTAGATATAATGATGCCTGAAATAGATGGTTATGGGGTTTGTCGTCAACTAAAGAGTAATTCTCGTACTTGTCAAATCCCCATTATATTTCTTAGTGCTAAACAACAATTGTCAGAAAAAATTAAGGGTTTTAAAGTGGGGGGAGTTGATTATATAACTAAGCCTTTTGTTGTGGCTGAAGTAGTTTGTCGTGTGGAAACTCATTTAAAAATTTATCGTTATCAAAATCTTTTAAATCAGGAAATAGTTGCCCGAAAAAAAGTTGAACAACAGTTATTAATTGCAAATCAAAAACTGGAACAAATTGCGAATATTGATGGTTTAACGGGGGTTTATAATCGTCGTTATTTTAATGATTTATTATCAAAAGAATGGTATCGTTTATGTCGGGAAAAACAACCTTTATCAATGATTATGGTTGATATTGACTGTTTTAAGGAATATAATGACACCTATGGACATTTACAGGGTGATGAAGTTTTAAAGGCGATCGCATTTACCCTAAAGTCTAGTTTACAACGCTCCAGTGATTTTGTTGCCCGTTATGGGGGAGAAGAGTTTGTGATTCTCCTACCTAATACTGATTTACAGGGTTCAATTACGATATGTGAGAATATTTCTCTAAAAATAATGGAATTAGCTATACCCCATCGAGGTTCTAGTGCCAGTAATAGCATTACGATTAGTATGGGCGTTCATTGTCTTATTCCCTCTACAAAAATTAATCCCTCTACTTTAATTGATAAGTCGGATGATGCTCTTTATCAGGCAAAAAAAGAGGGTAGAAATTGTTTTCGATATTGTGTTGACTTAGGGTAA